A single region of the Halogeometricum sp. S3BR5-2 genome encodes:
- a CDS encoding DUF6166 domain-containing protein gives MTTAYVGRRQRGELVVTRRPEGTELTPDRSLDLVNHSPSGFEIGYRGSGPAQLACALLLDYYDDEQFAREHYIAFRNQVVSQLECDGAAACWHLTGEEIDAAMATLTDDVVALADGGRPSPSLPGNWRAVSRPDRRVFQRADRDHYIVLGDGSEEWLVVLCSQGDRAYPAPLAHLTVAEDADLERVIRELAEESNNLIESPEGEY, from the coding sequence ATGACGACGGCGTACGTCGGCCGACGTCAACGAGGAGAGCTCGTTGTCACTCGCCGTCCTGAAGGCACAGAGCTCACGCCCGACCGCAGTCTCGATCTCGTCAACCACAGTCCGAGTGGCTTCGAGATCGGGTATCGAGGCAGTGGGCCCGCCCAGCTCGCGTGCGCACTCCTGCTCGACTACTACGACGATGAACAGTTCGCCCGTGAGCACTACATCGCGTTCCGGAATCAGGTGGTCTCACAGCTGGAGTGCGACGGTGCCGCGGCGTGCTGGCACCTCACTGGCGAGGAGATCGACGCCGCGATGGCGACCCTTACCGACGACGTCGTCGCGCTCGCGGACGGCGGACGGCCGTCACCGTCGCTCCCCGGGAACTGGCGAGCCGTCTCTCGCCCGGACCGGCGGGTCTTCCAGCGCGCTGATCGCGACCACTACATCGTACTCGGGGATGGAAGCGAGGAGTGGCTGGTCGTGCTCTGTAGCCAGGGCGACCGGGCATATCCTGCCCCGCTCGCACATCTGACGGTTGCCGAGGATGCTGACCTAGAACGGGTAATCCGGGAACTCGCTGAAGAGAGCAACAACCTCATCGAATCCCCGGAAGGGGAGTACTGA
- a CDS encoding HNH endonuclease signature motif containing protein, giving the protein MTDSEYPWRDESLLYELYWEQELSTNEIADKLDCTQPTVHKWMQKFDIPRRDAREAAPNRRRHPAVFTDRGYVICATNYRGTTDSVGIHRLVMVAERGFDAVADKHVHHKNGVRWDNRPENLELLSRTEHAERHGFGSEIKPTDHEWDVSDRERDERGRFK; this is encoded by the coding sequence ATGACCGATTCAGAGTACCCCTGGCGAGACGAATCGCTCCTCTACGAACTCTACTGGGAACAGGAGCTGAGTACGAACGAGATCGCAGATAAGCTCGACTGTACGCAACCGACGGTTCATAAGTGGATGCAGAAGTTCGACATTCCTCGTCGAGACGCACGTGAGGCGGCCCCGAACCGTCGACGGCATCCCGCCGTGTTCACCGACCGTGGCTACGTCATCTGTGCCACAAACTATCGTGGGACGACAGACTCGGTCGGTATCCACCGACTCGTAATGGTGGCAGAGCGCGGATTCGACGCCGTCGCTGACAAGCACGTTCATCATAAGAATGGTGTCAGGTGGGACAACAGACCAGAAAACCTCGAACTCCTCAGTCGCACCGAACACGCCGAACGACACGGCTTCGGGTCCGAGATTAAACCAACAGACCACGAGTGGGACGTGTCCGATCGCGAGCGGGACGAACGGGGGCGATTCAAATGA
- a CDS encoding HVO_0649 family zinc finger protein has translation MTSNGSRSPFERLKEHYDHEELVCRECGFEDEGGEWDAEADGADIVYTHTCPRCGAEREHTLGLSDRETAQEHVQDQR, from the coding sequence ATGACATCGAATGGTAGCCGCTCCCCGTTCGAACGGCTCAAAGAGCATTACGACCACGAGGAGTTAGTCTGCCGAGAGTGTGGATTCGAAGACGAAGGCGGCGAGTGGGATGCTGAGGCCGACGGCGCCGACATCGTGTACACTCACACCTGCCCTAGATGCGGTGCGGAACGGGAACACACGTTAGGGCTTTCGGACCGCGAAACTGCACAGGAGCACGTGCAAGACCAACGGTGA
- a CDS encoding type II toxin-antitoxin system RelE family toxin produces MTEVEWTPKALDLLEGLESEAQERLVKKLDEAKDWTSHRLEKLTGYTYYKLRAGDYRAIITWDRDEDVLIVEAVGHRRNIYDRHLPP; encoded by the coding sequence TGACTGAGGTCGAGTGGACACCGAAAGCACTCGATTTGCTGGAGGGGCTCGAATCGGAAGCGCAAGAGCGGTTGGTGAAGAAACTCGACGAGGCGAAAGACTGGACCTCCCACCGACTCGAAAAGCTCACCGGCTACACGTACTACAAGCTTCGTGCCGGTGACTACCGTGCGATCATCACGTGGGACCGAGACGAGGATGTCCTCATCGTCGAAGCGGTCGGGCATCGGCGGAATATCTACGACCGTCACCTCCCACCGTAA
- a CDS encoding amino acid permease — protein sequence MVEHTRTLDFKIAFAIGLGTMIAAGIFSLSGTAVAAIGSSAVIAFVIAAIVASITAAGYSEFASIYSENGGGYLFSSRTFENDTLVYAIGAMLFLGYTGTTAFYLATMDEWFFRFVLPEPLHALPHGTTGVLAALLLGTLNAQGTEESGTFQLLVTGAKVAVLFAFIGGALSFRGPSTAVGTFAANFSTDLVGIVTIAALAFITFFGFSAIAASAGEIIEPKRTVPRAIAASIITVTVLYALVIIAMVNSPVPAEVIAREGETAMGRVAAGFLGPIGRSLIVAGAIFSMVSASNASILAASGIGSLMGRQGQAPRPFSRIHPQYNTPFWSVATATGTIILLIVTFIMLFPAEGGVLPFQVTVPAPVVGSLTLTELGLTTLTGFATLNLLLPLSVVNLALIYSRRRYPDIKRGFRVPGVPVVPVVGILANLALIYNLPLKGVLVGVFLVGVLLVAYLAWGGAPAVDDLFERVVEPQPATTEGTGGGSDTEETDGDRYQVLVAVARPDRAARYIKLADTLGKLQHDNPHIRVLNVTQIPEQTPSEAVRETAEGRVTRIQELLSEQQLDADYTVEGHICQDVAFDILQTAREGDVDQILMGYPEEHTDVAETIEYKAPCGVMFVRGFTDETDTSVINVGAGGGPHHKALLPVVEQLGRNGAELHVISVDPNGGGGRAESADATVAGLSDAPEVQLHNVQAPTVAEGLVETAASNGGILVIGATRTRRLRRWVFGSTPDRVIDLADGAGVPVIVYAGARGVQGPIEDYLYPIYRSLTGRQRTEASADGSSIEGD from the coding sequence ATGGTCGAGCACACTCGAACGCTGGACTTCAAAATCGCGTTCGCTATCGGCTTAGGAACGATGATCGCCGCTGGCATCTTCTCTCTCTCCGGGACTGCTGTCGCGGCGATCGGCTCCAGTGCCGTCATCGCGTTCGTCATCGCAGCTATCGTCGCCAGCATCACCGCCGCCGGCTACTCCGAGTTCGCCTCGATTTACTCCGAGAACGGTGGTGGCTACCTGTTTTCCTCGCGCACGTTCGAGAACGACACACTCGTCTACGCCATCGGCGCGATGCTGTTCCTCGGATACACCGGCACGACAGCGTTCTATCTCGCGACGATGGACGAGTGGTTCTTCCGGTTCGTACTCCCCGAGCCGCTCCATGCCTTGCCCCACGGGACAACAGGGGTGCTCGCTGCGCTCCTGCTGGGCACACTAAACGCCCAGGGAACTGAGGAAAGCGGGACCTTCCAGCTGCTGGTGACCGGTGCGAAGGTGGCGGTGCTGTTTGCGTTCATCGGCGGCGCCTTGTCGTTCCGAGGGCCTTCGACGGCGGTCGGAACCTTCGCGGCGAACTTCTCGACGGACCTGGTCGGCATCGTCACCATCGCCGCGCTAGCGTTCATCACCTTCTTTGGCTTCTCCGCAATCGCCGCCAGCGCCGGCGAGATCATCGAACCAAAGCGGACCGTCCCGCGAGCCATCGCCGCCTCGATCATCACCGTCACCGTACTGTATGCGCTGGTGATCATCGCGATGGTCAACTCGCCGGTGCCCGCGGAGGTCATCGCCCGCGAGGGCGAAACTGCCATGGGACGAGTCGCTGCCGGCTTCCTCGGGCCCATCGGGCGGTCGCTCATCGTCGCCGGCGCCATCTTCAGTATGGTCAGCGCCTCGAACGCGTCGATTCTCGCTGCCAGCGGCATCGGTTCGCTGATGGGCCGTCAGGGACAGGCCCCTCGGCCGTTCTCGCGGATTCATCCGCAGTACAACACCCCGTTCTGGAGTGTCGCCACTGCGACGGGCACCATCATCCTCCTGATCGTCACGTTCATCATGCTGTTCCCGGCAGAAGGGGGTGTACTCCCGTTCCAGGTCACCGTTCCAGCCCCCGTGGTCGGCTCACTAACGCTCACTGAGCTGGGACTGACGACACTGACCGGGTTCGCGACACTGAACCTCCTGTTGCCGCTCTCGGTCGTCAACCTCGCACTCATCTATTCGCGCCGGCGGTACCCGGACATTAAGCGCGGGTTCCGGGTTCCCGGGGTGCCTGTTGTGCCGGTGGTGGGCATCCTCGCGAACCTCGCCCTGATCTACAACCTTCCACTGAAGGGTGTCCTGGTCGGTGTCTTCCTTGTCGGTGTGTTGCTGGTAGCGTATTTGGCGTGGGGCGGCGCGCCGGCTGTCGACGACCTATTCGAACGGGTTGTCGAACCACAACCAGCTACTACCGAGGGAACAGGTGGTGGTAGCGATACCGAGGAGACTGATGGCGACCGGTATCAGGTGCTTGTCGCGGTCGCTCGACCAGACAGGGCCGCGCGCTACATCAAGCTCGCCGATACCCTGGGGAAGCTACAACACGACAATCCCCACATCCGTGTGCTGAACGTCACACAGATTCCGGAACAGACGCCGTCGGAAGCAGTGCGTGAGACCGCGGAAGGGCGCGTCACCCGAATCCAGGAACTACTGTCGGAACAGCAGCTCGACGCCGACTACACCGTCGAGGGGCACATCTGTCAGGACGTCGCCTTCGACATCCTGCAGACCGCCCGAGAGGGTGACGTCGATCAGATCCTCATGGGATATCCCGAGGAGCACACCGACGTCGCCGAGACCATCGAATACAAAGCACCCTGTGGCGTGATGTTCGTTCGCGGATTCACCGACGAGACGGACACCTCGGTCATCAACGTCGGCGCAGGTGGCGGACCCCACCACAAGGCGTTGCTGCCGGTGGTCGAACAACTCGGGCGGAACGGCGCAGAACTCCACGTCATTAGTGTCGATCCCAACGGTGGCGGCGGCCGTGCGGAGTCCGCAGACGCGACCGTTGCTGGACTCTCCGACGCACCCGAAGTACAGCTCCACAACGTACAGGCACCGACCGTGGCAGAGGGATTGGTCGAGACGGCTGCTTCGAACGGGGGCATCCTCGTTATCGGTGCGACCCGGACCCGCAGACTCAGACGCTGGGTATTCGGGAGTACGCCCGACCGTGTCATCGACCTCGCAGATGGGGCCGGTGTCCCCGTCATCGTCTATGCCGGCGCTCGCGGCGTCCAGGGGCCGATCGAGGATTATCTCTACCCCATCTACCGCTCGCTGACTGGTCGCCAGCGTACAGAGGCATCCGCTGACGGATCCTCGATTGAGGGCGACTAA
- a CDS encoding Lrp/AsnC family transcriptional regulator: MTYRPDEIDRRILYYLGMNARDTSAPMIAEEVDVTPATVRNRINRLEEHGIIRGYHADIDYENSNGKVTTQFTCTAPVSKRSALANEALSTPGVIHVRELLAGQENLVITAVGEDTTDINRIAQQLSAAGVTIEREDIVLDETFQPYHEFAPEEDRAPSAVTDFQTVVGGGEVVEFTVSETADIAGLTLKAANQEGLLPDEILVVGIERDGTHITPNGDTQITPGDLVSVFSPETLPEQLVNAFDSEPRPANEQV, from the coding sequence ATGACCTACCGCCCCGACGAGATTGATCGGCGGATCCTCTACTACCTCGGAATGAATGCGAGAGACACGTCCGCTCCGATGATCGCCGAAGAGGTGGATGTCACCCCGGCGACGGTACGCAACCGGATCAATCGGTTGGAAGAACACGGAATCATTCGGGGCTATCATGCCGACATCGATTACGAGAACTCCAACGGCAAGGTCACGACACAGTTCACCTGTACGGCTCCCGTCAGCAAGCGCTCAGCGCTCGCTAACGAGGCGCTGTCGACCCCGGGGGTGATTCACGTCCGGGAACTCCTCGCCGGACAGGAAAACCTCGTAATCACCGCCGTCGGTGAGGACACGACCGACATCAACCGCATCGCCCAGCAACTCTCGGCAGCGGGGGTGACGATCGAACGGGAGGACATCGTCCTCGATGAAACGTTCCAACCGTACCACGAGTTCGCTCCCGAAGAGGATCGGGCGCCGTCGGCAGTGACAGACTTCCAGACCGTCGTGGGTGGTGGAGAAGTCGTGGAGTTCACCGTCTCGGAGACTGCAGACATCGCCGGACTGACGCTCAAAGCTGCCAATCAGGAGGGTCTGCTACCGGATGAGATTCTTGTCGTGGGGATCGAGCGAGATGGCACCCACATAACACCGAATGGTGATACCCAGATCACGCCGGGAGATCTCGTCTCGGTGTTCTCGCCGGAAACGCTCCCGGAGCAACTCGTCAATGCCTTCGACAGCGAGCCACGACCCGCAAACGAGCAGGTGTAA